In Desulfosalsimonas propionicica, the following are encoded in one genomic region:
- the pgsA gene encoding CDP-diacylglycerol--glycerol-3-phosphate 3-phosphatidyltransferase, protein MTEKPRFFSVRILGHPNSLTLFRVAAVPLLILLMLFENRICGILGALVFSAAAITDYFDGYVARRYGLVSSMGKVLDPLADKLLISSAFIMLVALGRVPAWAVCIILGRELAITGLRNVIAEHGQDVSASMLGKYKTGFQIAAVIPLLIHYVYFGLDFQAVGIVLFWIALVITVWSGADYFMRFWKYIYEGSGGSKT, encoded by the coding sequence ATGACCGAAAAGCCCCGTTTTTTTTCCGTCCGCATTCTGGGCCACCCCAACAGCCTGACACTGTTTCGGGTGGCCGCTGTGCCACTGTTGATTCTGCTGATGCTCTTTGAAAATCGCATCTGCGGCATTCTGGGCGCCCTGGTGTTTTCGGCAGCCGCCATTACGGATTATTTTGACGGGTATGTGGCCCGCAGATACGGCCTGGTTTCGAGTATGGGCAAAGTGCTTGATCCCCTGGCAGACAAGCTTCTGATTTCCTCTGCATTTATCATGCTCGTGGCACTGGGCCGGGTGCCGGCCTGGGCCGTGTGTATCATCCTCGGGAGGGAACTTGCCATCACCGGCCTTCGAAATGTGATTGCCGAGCACGGCCAGGACGTATCCGCTTCCATGCTGGGCAAATACAAGACCGGTTTCCAGATCGCCGCGGTGATTCCCCTGCTGATCCATTATGTCTACTTCGGGCTTGATTTTCAGGCAGTTGGCATTGTTTTGTTCTGGATCGCCCTTGTGATTACGGTCTGGTCCGGTGCTGACTATTTCATGCGCTTCTGGAAGTATATATATGAGGGCTCCGGCGGGAGCAAAACCTGA
- the fsa gene encoding fructose-6-phosphate aldolase has product MKFFIDTANVDEIREANEMGMVDGVTTNPSLIAKEGRDFKQIINEICEIVDGPISAEAVSLDAEGMVAEARDLAKIHKNIVVKIPMTIEGMKAVRTLAGEGIRTNVTLVFSPLQALMAAKAGASYVSPFVGRLDDLSQEGMDLVEQIVSIYENYGYQTEVIVASIRNPLHVLESALIGADISTIPFSVLKKLAAHPLTDKGIEAFLNDWEKAKK; this is encoded by the coding sequence ATGAAGTTTTTTATTGATACGGCCAATGTTGACGAAATCCGCGAAGCCAATGAAATGGGAATGGTTGACGGTGTGACCACCAATCCCAGCCTCATTGCCAAAGAAGGCCGGGATTTTAAGCAGATTATCAATGAAATCTGCGAAATCGTTGACGGCCCCATCAGCGCCGAGGCCGTGAGTCTGGATGCAGAGGGCATGGTTGCCGAGGCAAGGGACCTGGCAAAGATTCACAAAAACATTGTTGTGAAAATTCCCATGACCATTGAAGGCATGAAGGCTGTACGCACCCTGGCCGGAGAGGGTATCCGCACCAACGTGACTCTGGTATTTTCCCCGCTTCAGGCTTTGATGGCCGCAAAAGCCGGGGCCAGCTATGTGAGCCCGTTTGTGGGCCGGTTAGACGATCTGTCCCAGGAGGGCATGGACCTGGTTGAGCAGATTGTGAGCATTTATGAAAATTACGGGTATCAGACCGAGGTGATCGTGGCCAGCATCCGAAATCCCCTGCATGTGCTGGAATCCGCATTGATCGGAGCCGATATTTCAACCATTCCGTTTTCCGTGCTCAAGAAGCTCGCCGCCCATCCGCTGACCGACAAGGGCATTGAGGCGTTTCTCAACGACTGGGAAAAGGCTAAAAAGTAA
- the folK gene encoding 2-amino-4-hydroxy-6-hydroxymethyldihydropteridine diphosphokinase has product MSQAPDEKKYIAYIAVGANLGDRVAACRQGAKMLVENRDMRIFVHSPYYETAPMGYDDQPWFVNAVFGVETGLEPAQLLARLKETENRAGRDRSTIRFGPRVLDLDLIFFENEIIHGPDLVVPHPRMHQRAFVLRPLADIAPELIHPELGRSVRELLADPGIAAQGCERLTLNPTT; this is encoded by the coding sequence ATGAGCCAGGCGCCGGATGAAAAAAAGTATATCGCCTATATCGCGGTGGGCGCCAATCTCGGCGACCGGGTGGCCGCCTGCCGCCAGGGCGCAAAAATGCTTGTGGAAAACCGGGATATGCGGATTTTTGTCCATTCCCCTTATTATGAAACCGCGCCCATGGGCTATGACGATCAGCCGTGGTTTGTCAACGCGGTGTTTGGCGTGGAAACCGGGCTGGAACCAGCGCAATTGCTGGCGCGGTTAAAAGAAACGGAAAACAGGGCAGGGCGGGACCGCAGCACAATCCGGTTCGGCCCCAGGGTGCTGGACCTGGACCTGATTTTTTTCGAAAATGAAATCATCCATGGCCCGGATCTGGTGGTGCCGCATCCGCGGATGCATCAAAGGGCCTTTGTGTTGCGCCCCCTTGCCGACATTGCCCCGGAGCTGATACACCCGGAACTGGGCCGGTCGGTCCGGGAACTGCTTGCCGATCCCGGTATTGCTGCCCAGGGCTGCGAGCGATTAACCCTGAATCCGACAACTTGA
- the argH gene encoding argininosuccinate lyase yields MSLKPWDGRFSEPTDKAVESFTASIDVDRRLYNYDIDGSIAHCRTLARAKILTRQEAVDLEEGLEKVRQEIARGEMAFYDRLEDIHMHVEDRLSAHVGDLARKLHTGRSRNDQIAVDERLYLKAETRGVLVQLKDFRTALVDLAEANIHVVMPGYTHLQRAQPVLFAHHMMAYYEMVSRDFDRFAAALDRMDVMPLGSAALAGTTYDLDRAYTAGLLGFSKISENSMDAVSDRDFMLEFAAAASICMTHLSRLSEELVLWSSAEFRFVELPDAFCTGSSIMPQKKNPDIPELVRGRTGRVTGNLVNLLTLMKSLPLAYNRDMQEDKVPLMEIVDTLKACLDIYSRMIPNIRVNPEVTEKAANSGFQNATDLADYMVAKGMAFRQAHACVGRAVAYALDCGKELHELSLQELQQFDPGIEEDVYEAMSVARMIDRRKVYGGTAGANVSAAIARARKHLVNSASEIPGA; encoded by the coding sequence ATGAGCCTCAAACCCTGGGACGGCCGGTTTTCCGAGCCCACTGACAAGGCCGTGGAGTCCTTTACCGCATCCATTGACGTGGACCGGCGTCTGTACAACTATGACATCGACGGCAGCATCGCCCACTGCAGAACTCTGGCCCGGGCAAAAATTTTAACCCGGCAGGAGGCCGTGGACCTGGAAGAGGGCCTGGAAAAGGTCCGTCAGGAAATCGCCAGGGGTGAAATGGCGTTTTACGACCGGCTTGAAGACATTCACATGCATGTGGAAGACCGGCTTTCCGCCCATGTGGGCGACCTTGCCCGGAAACTGCACACCGGCCGGAGCCGAAACGATCAGATCGCCGTGGATGAGCGGCTCTATCTCAAGGCTGAAACCCGGGGCGTTCTGGTCCAGCTCAAGGATTTTCGAACTGCACTGGTGGACCTGGCAGAAGCCAACATCCATGTGGTCATGCCCGGATATACTCATTTGCAGCGGGCCCAGCCGGTATTGTTTGCCCATCACATGATGGCCTATTATGAAATGGTGAGCCGGGATTTTGATCGGTTTGCCGCCGCCCTGGACCGGATGGATGTCATGCCCCTTGGCAGCGCGGCACTTGCCGGCACCACCTATGACCTGGACCGGGCTTACACAGCCGGTTTACTCGGGTTTTCAAAGATTTCCGAAAACAGCATGGACGCGGTATCCGACCGGGATTTCATGCTGGAGTTTGCGGCTGCAGCCAGCATCTGCATGACCCATTTGTCCCGCCTGTCCGAGGAGTTGGTGCTGTGGTCTTCGGCGGAATTCCGGTTTGTGGAGCTTCCGGATGCATTCTGTACCGGCAGCAGCATCATGCCCCAGAAAAAAAACCCGGATATCCCGGAGCTTGTCCGGGGACGCACGGGCCGGGTCACGGGCAACCTGGTCAATTTGCTGACGTTGATGAAATCTTTGCCCCTTGCCTATAACCGGGACATGCAGGAAGACAAGGTGCCCCTGATGGAAATTGTTGACACCTTAAAAGCCTGTCTGGATATCTATTCCCGGATGATTCCCAATATCCGGGTCAACCCGGAGGTCACCGAAAAAGCGGCCAACAGCGGGTTTCAAAACGCAACCGATCTGGCCGACTATATGGTGGCAAAGGGCATGGCCTTTCGCCAGGCCCATGCCTGCGTGGGAAGGGCCGTGGCCTATGCCCTGGATTGCGGCAAAGAACTTCACGAGTTGAGTCTGCAGGAGCTGCAGCAATTTGATCCGGGCATTGAAGAAGATGTGTATGAGGCCATGTCCGTTGCCCGGATGATCGACAGAAGAAAGGTCTACGGCGGCACGGCCGGGGCCAACGTATCGGCCGCCATTGCCCGGGCCCGAAAACATCTGGTCAATTCGGCATCTGAAATTCCTGGAGCATAA
- a CDS encoding argininosuccinate synthase: MEKKINKVVLAYSGGLDTSVILKWLAETYDCEVIAFAADIGQGEELDPIDEKARKTGASVVYIDDLKEEFVRDYVFPAFRANAIYEGQYLLGTSLARPLIARRQMEIAHEQNAEAVSHGATGKGNDQVRFELSYYAIDPSIRVVAPWREWDLNSRTALMAFAEKHGIAVTSTKEKPYSTDRNLLHISYEGGILEDPWNPPPEDMFVLTVSPHDAPDKAEIMDITFENGDPVAIDGQNLSPARLLAELNRRGGQNGIGRADIVENRFVGMKSRGVYETPGGTILRAAHMAMESITMDREVMHLRDSLIPKYAEMIYNGFWFAPERELLQTMIDETQKNVSGLVRLELYKGNCRVLGRKSAHSLYSEDFATFEDDTVYHQKDAEGFIRLNSLRLRIRKLMEKQGA, translated from the coding sequence TTGGAAAAAAAGATCAACAAGGTCGTTTTGGCCTATTCCGGCGGCCTGGACACATCCGTGATTTTAAAATGGCTGGCTGAAACCTATGATTGCGAGGTCATCGCTTTTGCCGCAGATATCGGCCAGGGCGAGGAACTCGATCCCATTGATGAAAAAGCCAGAAAAACCGGGGCATCCGTGGTCTACATTGATGACCTGAAAGAAGAGTTTGTGCGCGACTACGTGTTTCCGGCCTTCCGGGCCAACGCCATCTACGAGGGCCAGTACCTGCTGGGCACCTCCCTGGCCCGTCCCCTGATCGCCAGGCGCCAGATGGAAATCGCACATGAGCAAAACGCCGAGGCCGTCAGCCACGGTGCCACCGGCAAGGGAAACGATCAGGTTCGCTTTGAGCTGAGCTATTACGCCATTGATCCATCCATCCGGGTGGTGGCCCCCTGGCGGGAGTGGGATCTCAATTCCCGCACCGCACTGATGGCGTTTGCGGAAAAACACGGCATTGCCGTGACATCCACAAAAGAAAAGCCCTACAGTACGGATCGCAACCTGCTGCACATCAGCTATGAGGGCGGAATCCTGGAAGATCCCTGGAACCCGCCGCCCGAAGACATGTTCGTGCTAACTGTATCGCCGCACGACGCCCCGGACAAAGCCGAAATCATGGATATTACCTTTGAAAACGGCGACCCGGTTGCCATTGATGGGCAAAACCTTTCCCCGGCCCGGCTGCTTGCGGAGTTAAACCGCCGGGGCGGGCAAAATGGCATCGGCCGGGCCGATATAGTGGAAAACCGGTTTGTGGGCATGAAATCCAGGGGCGTGTACGAAACCCCGGGCGGTACCATCCTGCGCGCGGCCCACATGGCCATGGAGTCGATCACCATGGACCGGGAGGTCATGCATTTGCGCGATTCCCTGATCCCCAAGTATGCAGAGATGATCTATAACGGGTTCTGGTTTGCCCCGGAGCGGGAACTGCTGCAAACCATGATTGATGAGACCCAGAAAAACGTATCCGGCCTGGTGCGTCTGGAGCTTTATAAGGGGAACTGCCGGGTGCTGGGCCGCAAATCCGCGCATTCGCTTTACAGCGAGGATTTTGCCACGTTTGAGGACGACACGGTTTACCATCAAAAGGACGCCGAGGGTTTTATCCGGTTAAACTCTCTGCGGCTTCGGATTCGCAAACTCATGGAAAAACAGGGGGCATAG
- the argF gene encoding ornithine carbamoyltransferase produces the protein MKKDLLTLADLDAADMDLLLSRARQLKKRHKKGIQDWSLIGKTVGLIFEKASTRTRISFQAAAAQLGGTSLFISSADTQLARNEPVADTARVLERYLDALVLRTYSQDIQTEFARVASIPVINALTDLYHPCQVLSDLLTVLEYKGRFQGLKVAWIGDGNNMAHSWINAAAALGFELVLACPQNYMPDSSVIHGAGDKRFIRVVHDPAEAASGADVINTDVWASMGQEDQAEARQSVFEPFQVNSGIMDRAKKDAIVMHCLPAHKGEEITEEVFEGPQSVVWDQAENKLHMHKAILETLINR, from the coding sequence TTGAAAAAAGACCTATTGACGCTGGCGGACCTGGATGCGGCAGATATGGACCTGCTGCTGTCCCGTGCCAGGCAGCTCAAAAAACGGCATAAAAAGGGGATTCAGGACTGGTCCCTGATTGGCAAAACAGTCGGCCTGATTTTTGAAAAAGCCTCCACCCGGACGCGGATTTCCTTTCAGGCCGCAGCCGCCCAGCTTGGAGGAACATCGCTGTTTATCAGTTCGGCCGACACCCAATTGGCCAGAAATGAGCCTGTGGCTGATACGGCAAGGGTTCTGGAACGTTACCTGGATGCGCTGGTGCTGCGCACCTATTCACAGGACATTCAGACCGAATTTGCGCGCGTGGCCTCCATTCCGGTCATCAACGCCCTTACCGACCTGTATCATCCATGTCAGGTGTTAAGTGATCTGCTCACTGTGCTGGAATACAAGGGCCGGTTTCAGGGGCTGAAAGTCGCCTGGATCGGAGATGGCAACAATATGGCCCATTCCTGGATCAATGCTGCGGCGGCGCTCGGGTTCGAACTGGTGCTGGCCTGCCCGCAAAATTATATGCCTGATTCATCCGTGATCCACGGCGCCGGAGACAAACGATTTATCCGCGTGGTTCATGATCCGGCAGAGGCAGCATCCGGTGCGGATGTGATTAACACCGACGTGTGGGCCAGCATGGGGCAGGAAGACCAGGCCGAGGCAAGACAGTCCGTGTTTGAACCCTTTCAGGTCAATTCTGGGATCATGGACCGGGCCAAAAAAGATGCCATTGTCATGCACTGCCTGCCGGCCCATAAGGGGGAGGAAATCACGGAGGAGGTCTTTGAAGGCCCTCAGTCCGTGGTATGGGATCAGGCGGAAAACAAGCTTCATATGCACAAGGCGATCCTGGAAACACTGATTAACCGGTAG
- a CDS encoding acetylornithine transaminase has product MSKDYIQRADKVVASTYKRFPLVFERGRGCTLWDIEGRQYTDFVAGIAVCNLGHANPEISRALSRQADKLFHVSNLFYTVPQVELAEWLVGRCFADRVFFCNSGAEANEAAIKLARKTFFDQGDFNRWRIVAMDQSFHGRTFAALSATGQQKVREGFEPILEGFDFVAFNDIEQLAAAVTDKTCAVLLEPVQGEGGIRCADRQYLKDVRRLCDEKGIMLIFDEIQTGIGRTGKLFAHEHFDVQPDIMTLAKALGNGLPIGAMLATEKAAAAFTPGAHASTFGGTPVITAAALEVLRIIEAENILEHCQKVGDYFKSRLEWLKDRYPVVEEVRGVGLMLGMKLSQKGAPVVEACMDKGLLINCTQENVLRFVPPLVITAEEVDRLVVCLDDIFAGTGTTETC; this is encoded by the coding sequence ATGAGCAAAGACTATATCCAGCGGGCCGACAAGGTCGTGGCCAGTACCTACAAGCGCTTTCCTCTGGTGTTTGAACGGGGCCGGGGGTGCACCCTCTGGGATATTGAGGGGCGGCAGTACACCGATTTTGTGGCCGGCATTGCCGTGTGCAACCTTGGCCATGCCAACCCGGAGATCTCCCGGGCCCTTTCCCGGCAGGCGGACAAACTGTTTCACGTATCCAACCTGTTTTATACTGTCCCCCAGGTGGAGCTGGCGGAATGGCTTGTGGGACGATGTTTTGCTGACCGGGTGTTTTTCTGCAATTCCGGGGCAGAGGCCAATGAGGCCGCCATCAAGCTTGCCCGCAAAACTTTTTTCGACCAGGGTGACTTCAACCGCTGGCGAATTGTGGCCATGGACCAGTCCTTTCACGGCCGCACATTTGCCGCACTTTCGGCCACGGGCCAGCAAAAGGTGCGCGAGGGCTTTGAGCCGATATTGGAAGGATTTGATTTTGTGGCCTTCAATGATATAGAGCAGCTCGCAGCCGCTGTGACGGACAAAACATGCGCTGTTCTCCTGGAACCGGTCCAGGGCGAAGGCGGGATCCGGTGCGCGGACCGCCAGTATCTCAAGGACGTGCGCCGGCTCTGTGATGAAAAGGGGATCATGCTGATTTTCGATGAGATCCAGACCGGCATCGGCCGAACCGGAAAATTATTCGCCCACGAGCATTTTGACGTGCAGCCCGATATCATGACCCTTGCCAAGGCTTTGGGAAACGGTTTGCCCATCGGCGCCATGCTGGCCACGGAAAAAGCCGCTGCCGCATTCACGCCCGGCGCCCATGCATCCACCTTTGGCGGCACGCCCGTGATCACCGCGGCTGCCCTGGAGGTGCTTCGCATCATTGAAGCCGAAAACATCCTTGAGCACTGCCAAAAAGTCGGCGATTACTTCAAGTCCCGGCTGGAGTGGCTAAAAGACCGGTACCCGGTTGTCGAGGAGGTCCGCGGGGTAGGCCTGATGCTGGGCATGAAGCTTTCGCAAAAAGGCGCCCCTGTAGTAGAGGCCTGCATGGATAAGGGACTTTTGATCAACTGCACCCAGGAAAACGTCCTGCGTTTTGTGCCGCCTCTGGTGATTACCGCAGAAGAGGTGGACCGGCTCGTGGTATGCCTGGACGATATCTTTGCCGGTACCGGTACAACTGAAACCTGCTAG
- the argB gene encoding acetylglutamate kinase: MTPNVADILIEALPYIRYFSGMTLVVKYGGNAMVDEQLKEDFARDITLMKFIGLHPVVVHGGGPQINKVLERMGISPRFVRGMRFTDQETMDVVEMVLGGKVNKSIVAQINRQGGKSVGLTGKDGGLLQAEKLQIMHQPDENKPPEILDPGLVGRVTSVNSELISSLSAQGFIPVIAPVGVGAAGETFNINADLVASRVAGSLKSGRLIYLTDVDGLMDARGNLVTSVDAPTVTKMIQEGTISGGMIPKLEYALDALENDVEKVQIINGTKRHALLLELFTDQGIGTQVTAQSGMEK, encoded by the coding sequence ATGACCCCAAATGTTGCAGACATCCTTATAGAGGCGCTGCCGTATATCCGGTATTTTTCCGGTATGACCCTGGTGGTCAAGTACGGCGGCAATGCCATGGTCGACGAGCAGCTCAAGGAGGACTTTGCCAGAGACATTACCCTGATGAAGTTCATCGGCCTGCATCCGGTGGTGGTCCACGGCGGCGGCCCCCAGATCAACAAGGTGCTCGAGCGCATGGGCATCAGCCCGAGATTTGTCCGGGGCATGCGCTTTACCGACCAGGAAACCATGGATGTGGTGGAAATGGTGCTCGGCGGCAAGGTCAACAAGTCCATTGTGGCTCAGATCAACCGGCAGGGCGGCAAATCCGTTGGCCTGACCGGAAAGGACGGCGGTTTGCTTCAGGCGGAAAAACTGCAGATCATGCACCAGCCGGACGAAAACAAGCCCCCTGAAATCCTTGATCCCGGGCTTGTGGGACGGGTTACCAGTGTCAATTCCGAACTGATCAGCAGTTTAAGCGCTCAGGGATTTATCCCGGTGATTGCACCCGTGGGCGTCGGCGCGGCCGGTGAGACCTTTAATATCAACGCAGACCTGGTTGCCTCCCGGGTAGCCGGATCCCTGAAATCCGGGCGCCTGATTTATCTCACGGACGTGGACGGATTAATGGATGCCCGTGGCAATCTGGTGACCTCTGTGGACGCGCCGACAGTGACGAAGATGATCCAGGAGGGAACCATTTCCGGCGGCATGATTCCGAAACTCGAATACGCGCTTGACGCCCTGGAAAACGATGTGGAAAAAGTACAGATCATCAACGGCACCAAGCGCCATGCCCTGCTTCTGGAACTTTTCACAGACCAGGGCATCGGCACACAGGTTACAGCACAATCAGGGATGGAAAAATGA
- the hslU gene encoding ATP-dependent protease ATPase subunit HslU, which produces MTDLKPQQIVSELDRYIIGQQNAKKSVAIALRNRWRRRHVEPDLRDEIAPKNIILIGPTGVGKTEIARRLARLTDSPFFKVEASKFTEVGYVGRDVESMVRDLLEMTINQLKIREQEAVQPKAKEMAEERVLDMLLPETGASTPVQRQQPHAAGTDSESGTARQGTSASATREKLRRMLKDGKLDHRPVEIETQDKSTPMMEIFSNSGMEEMGINFKDMLGGLMPRGSSRKRRTTVAEAIEILTQEEAQQLVDMDKVTKDAIEKVEQSGIIFLDEIDKITAGQGGGQGPDVSREGVQRDLLPIVEGSTVTTKRGPVQTDHILFMASGAFHTNRPSDLIPELQGRFPIRVELDSLGKGDFVRILTEPQNALLLQYIALLRTEGIDLSFADEAVDEIAGFAETVNNETENIGARRLHTLMEHLLADLLFEAPDTAEKNIVIDRAFVNEKLRDVRQDQDLSRYIL; this is translated from the coding sequence ATGACGGACTTAAAGCCACAGCAGATCGTTTCCGAACTCGACAGATACATCATTGGCCAGCAAAATGCCAAAAAATCGGTTGCCATTGCCCTTCGAAACCGTTGGCGCAGGCGTCACGTGGAGCCGGATCTGCGCGATGAAATCGCTCCGAAAAACATCATTCTCATCGGCCCCACAGGGGTGGGCAAAACAGAGATTGCCCGCCGTCTGGCCCGGCTTACGGACTCGCCGTTTTTCAAGGTGGAGGCTTCAAAATTCACCGAGGTGGGCTATGTGGGCCGGGATGTGGAATCCATGGTCCGGGACTTGCTGGAAATGACCATTAATCAGTTAAAAATCCGCGAACAGGAAGCCGTGCAGCCCAAGGCAAAGGAAATGGCCGAAGAGCGGGTGCTGGACATGCTTTTGCCGGAAACCGGTGCAAGCACCCCGGTCCAGCGCCAGCAACCCCATGCCGCGGGAACGGATTCGGAATCCGGCACTGCCCGGCAGGGCACTTCCGCATCTGCCACCCGGGAAAAATTGCGCAGGATGCTCAAGGATGGCAAGCTGGATCACCGGCCCGTGGAGATTGAAACCCAGGACAAGTCCACGCCCATGATGGAGATTTTCTCCAACTCCGGCATGGAGGAAATGGGGATTAATTTCAAGGATATGCTCGGCGGGCTCATGCCCAGGGGGTCATCGAGGAAACGTCGGACCACCGTGGCCGAAGCCATCGAGATCCTCACCCAGGAAGAGGCCCAGCAGCTGGTGGACATGGACAAGGTCACCAAGGACGCCATTGAAAAGGTGGAACAATCCGGCATCATTTTTCTCGATGAAATCGACAAGATCACAGCCGGGCAGGGCGGGGGGCAGGGCCCGGATGTGTCCCGGGAGGGCGTTCAGCGCGATCTGCTGCCCATTGTGGAGGGAAGCACAGTGACCACCAAGCGCGGGCCGGTTCAAACCGATCATATCCTGTTTATGGCCTCAGGGGCGTTTCATACCAACCGCCCCTCGGATTTGATCCCGGAGCTTCAGGGCCGATTTCCCATCCGGGTGGAGTTAGACTCCCTTGGCAAAGGTGATTTTGTGCGGATTCTCACGGAGCCGCAAAACGCGCTGCTTTTGCAATACATTGCGCTTTTGCGCACAGAGGGCATTGATTTGTCTTTTGCAGACGAGGCTGTGGATGAAATCGCCGGTTTTGCCGAGACGGTCAACAATGAAACCGAAAACATCGGGGCCCGGCGGCTGCATACCCTTATGGAGCACCTGCTGGCCGATCTGTTGTTTGAGGCCCCGGACACGGCCGAGAAAAATATCGTCATTGACCGGGCTTTTGTGAATGAAAAACTCAGAGACGTACGCCAGGACCAGGACCTGAGCCGATACATCCTGTAA
- the hslV gene encoding ATP-dependent protease subunit HslV, whose product MSENPHGTTILAVRYNGCAAVAGDGQVTLNNSVIKHQAKKVRRIYNDRIIAGFAGATADALHLSEKLEGKLERYNGNLTRAAVELARDWRTDKYLRRLEAMMIAVDAAQMLLISGNGDVIEPDEGVIAIGSGGVAAHAAASALMQHAPALELTAGQIVRQAMEIAAGLCVYTNHVFVIEEIQEKTAL is encoded by the coding sequence ATGTCTGAAAATCCTCACGGCACCACCATACTGGCGGTGCGGTATAACGGCTGTGCAGCCGTGGCCGGAGACGGCCAGGTGACCCTGAACAATTCGGTGATCAAGCACCAGGCCAAAAAAGTGCGCCGGATTTACAATGACCGGATCATTGCCGGGTTTGCCGGGGCCACGGCTGATGCCCTGCATTTGTCCGAAAAACTGGAGGGCAAGCTGGAGCGCTACAACGGCAACCTGACCCGGGCGGCCGTGGAACTGGCCCGGGACTGGCGGACCGATAAGTATCTGCGGCGCCTGGAGGCCATGATGATCGCCGTGGACGCCGCCCAGATGCTTTTGATATCCGGAAACGGAGATGTGATCGAACCGGATGAAGGCGTGATCGCCATCGGCTCCGGGGGCGTGGCCGCCCATGCCGCAGCCTCGGCACTCATGCAGCATGCCCCGGCACTGGAATTGACCGCCGGGCAAATTGTGCGCCAGGCAATGGAGATTGCCGCCGGCCTGTGCGTGTACACGAATCACGTGTTTGTAATCGAAGAAATTCAGGAAAAAACCGCCTTATGA
- the xerA gene encoding site-specific tyrosine recombinase/integron integrase has product MSKIAVTQLLDSFVDYLAAEKGYSDHTCRAYARDLSDFLAYFTTWQSTEQVRKQKRQGAQKDSSGAAGIEEISALVIRSYLGQLHRQQIKKTSIARKLSAIRSFFNYLEKHHVISQNPATQVITPKQDKPVPGYLTVDDVFRLIDSIADDSVAGKRNRAILETLYSTGIRVSELTGLDVENVDFANRTVRVLGKGSVERIVPIGNKAAEAIRAYRRALYGNSAKTTDIWKGPLFLNKNGGRLTQRSVARMLDQAARAAGLTVPVSPHDLRHTFATHLLDAGLDLRMVQELLGHRQLSTTQKYTHVSIDRLMAAYDSAHPRK; this is encoded by the coding sequence ATGAGCAAAATTGCCGTCACCCAACTGCTGGATTCCTTCGTGGATTACCTGGCTGCGGAAAAAGGCTATTCAGATCACACCTGCAGGGCTTACGCCCGGGATTTAAGTGATTTTCTGGCTTATTTCACGACCTGGCAATCCACTGAACAGGTACGGAAACAAAAACGGCAGGGCGCACAAAAAGACAGCTCCGGGGCCGCGGGTATCGAGGAGATCAGTGCCCTTGTGATCCGTAGCTATCTGGGACAGCTCCACCGCCAGCAGATCAAAAAGACCTCCATTGCCCGCAAGCTGTCGGCCATTCGCTCTTTTTTCAATTACCTGGAAAAGCACCACGTGATCTCCCAAAATCCGGCAACCCAGGTCATCACTCCAAAGCAGGACAAGCCGGTGCCCGGTTATCTCACCGTGGATGACGTTTTCCGGCTCATTGATTCCATTGCCGATGACAGCGTGGCCGGCAAACGAAACCGCGCTATACTGGAAACACTTTATTCCACAGGCATCCGGGTTTCGGAACTGACAGGGCTTGACGTGGAAAACGTGGATTTTGCCAACCGCACGGTCAGAGTGCTGGGAAAGGGTTCCGTGGAGCGGATTGTGCCCATCGGGAACAAGGCTGCCGAAGCCATCCGCGCCTACCGTCGGGCATTGTACGGCAACAGCGCAAAAACAACAGATATCTGGAAGGGGCCCTTGTTTTTAAACAAAAACGGCGGACGGCTCACCCAGCGCTCTGTTGCGCGCATGCTGGACCAGGCCGCCCGGGCCGCCGGGCTCACCGTGCCGGTGTCCCCGCATGATCTGCGCCACACGTTTGCCACCCACCTGCTGGATGCAGGGCTGGATCTGCGCATGGTTCAGGAGCTTTTGGGGCACAGGCAGCTGTCCACGACCCAGAAATACACGCATGTAAGCATTGACCGGCTGATGGCTGCATATGACAGCGCCCATCCCAGAAAATAA